The Micromonospora sp. Llam0 genome includes a window with the following:
- a CDS encoding MbtH family protein, translated as MNPFDDENGTFLVLVNAEGQHSLWPEFAEVPAGWTVAWGPGEREAGLRYVEETWLDMRPKSLALAMQRADKQN; from the coding sequence ATGAACCCGTTCGATGACGAGAACGGCACTTTCCTGGTTCTGGTGAATGCCGAGGGCCAGCACTCACTGTGGCCGGAATTCGCCGAGGTCCCGGCCGGCTGGACCGTGGCGTGGGGGCCGGGCGAACGGGAGGCGGGGCTTCGGTACGTCGAGGAGACCTGGCTGGACATGCGACCGAAGAGCCTCGCTCTCGCGATGCAGCGGGCTGACAAACAGAACTGA